A window of Stenotrophomonas indicatrix genomic DNA:
CCGAGCGTCTTGAAGCCCATCGACTCCAGTGCGACGTTGCCGGTCAGGATCAGCAGGTCGGCCCAGGAAATGGCTTGGCCATATTTCTGCTTGATCGGCCACAGCAGGCGCCGCGCCTTGTCCAGGCTGACGTTGTCCGGCCAGCTGTTGAGCGGAGCGAAGCGTTGCTGGCCACGACCACCGCCACCACGGCCGTCATCGATGCGGTAGGTGCCGGCGCTGTGCCAGGCCATGCGGATGAACAGGCCGCCGTAGTGGCCGAAGTCGGCTGGCCACCAGTCCTGCGAGTCGGTCATCAACGCCTTCAGGTCGGCCTTCAGGGCGCTGTAGTCCAGCCCGTTGAAGGCCTTGGCGTAGTCGAAGCCCGCATCAAGGGGATTGGAGCGCGTGGAGTGCTGGTTGAGCAGATCCACGCGCAGCTGGTTCGGCCACCAGTCGCGGTTGGTCGTCGCATCACCGACGACGGCATGGTTGAACGGGCACTTCGCTTCGCTTTTCATGGGTCTCTACCTGTGGGCTGGCGAATGAGGGAATCAGATCGCTTACCCACCATAGGCATCGCCTAATGATGGGTAAATTCGATTGATTCAACCGATGCGATAGTGGCCGCCTATGGCAGGCAGCGCTTGCATCGTTGTGCGCGATCAGCGCTTGAGCAGGCCCGCGCCGAGCTTGAACAGATCGCTGGCGCCGAACTGGCCATCGCCGTCCTGATCGAGCGCACCGCCGAGCAGGCTGCCGATGCCGCCGCCGGATTGCTGTGCTTCCTGCCCCAGGGCCTGGCTGAGCTGGCCGGCGTTGCCGCTCTGGGCAAACCGCTGGGCCAGGAACGACATGACGATGGGGGCCAGGATCGCCAGCAGCTGGCTGGACCTGCCGCTGTCCAGGCCGGTCTTCTGGCCCAGCACTTCGGCCGCCTGCGAGGTCTGCCCACCGAACACGTGGCCGAGGATGCCGGCACCGTTGGTGGCGTTGCCGCCGCCACCGCCCATCACCGCGCCGAGGATGCTGCCGATGTCGAAACCGCCGCCAGCACCGCCACTGCCGCCCGAACCAAGGTGGTCGCGCTGCA
This region includes:
- a CDS encoding DUF937 domain-containing protein — its product is MNTESLAASLFQQLQQGQGLQQVSQQLGLDSSQATQAVGSALPLLLGAMGQNASEPQGAQSLLNALQRDHLGSGGSGGAGGGFDIGSILGAVMGGGGGNATNGAGILGHVFGGQTSQAAEVLGQKTGLDSGRSSQLLAILAPIVMSFLAQRFAQSGNAGQLSQALGQEAQQSGGGIGSLLGGALDQDGDGQFGASDLFKLGAGLLKR